The following nucleotide sequence is from Psilocybe cubensis strain MGC-MH-2018 chromosome 13, whole genome shotgun sequence.
TTCCATGAAGTTAATTACATATTGCAACATACCAGTAGGTGGGAATTAAAATTCTGAAATAGAGTTAATTTGAAGTTCTACAGAGCAGAAATTTTGACGTACTTGTTCCTCCAGCTTAATGTCATTGTGAAATAGGCGGACCGCCATAGCAGCCAAGCCAAGCGCCCAGTCTCCTTTTGCATAAATCCACCATGTGTGCCATCTGCCGCTGGCCTATCATATATAGCTTTCCTACAACAATGTGTTAGTGCATTAGCGATGTTCCGTCATTATTCAATTTTTAGCACGGAATTATGATTACCAGTTTCCAATATACGCCAAACTTCCCTGGTTGATAAACTGGAAAGGTTTCGAGAAATCTTTATCTTTTTGCAGACTCTTGAATGTTTTGACGACATATTTGGCCTTTTGTGCAGCAACTAAATCCATCCAAGCTTGAGTCATCTATCAATAACCAAACAACATGAACCAGACCTTGGGCGGTGGCAGGTAATGCGACATCTTCTATACGTGCAGCGTCACCGATTGCCCAGACATCTGGGTCGGGCGTCCCATCCTTCATGACGACGTTCAGTTTAGTATCAGTGATTAAACTGCCAATGCAATCAGGATGTATTCAAAATTATATCGAAAGCATCGAAAAACCACTAACCTTAGCGTTTTTGGATCCTTTTTAGCGTCTGAGGCAGCTTTGACCACAGGATTTGGTGCCAGTCCGGTACTCCATACAAGAAGGCCAAAGGGGACTGCAAAATAAATCAGCGTTTAGCTCTGAAGACTACTAGTAAGAAGAGTTTGCCTTCTCCAGTCTCCCTAACAATCAGCTTTCCCTAAGTGTACTTCAGAAAGGTACACTTATCAAAAATCGACGATCATACATACCGATTCAATTCGGTCGACATGATGTTTAGTCAAGATAGTTATTCCCTCTTGAGATAGGTGCTCTTCTGTGTATCTTGGTGTAGATGAGTATTCATAGTCATATAAGTGGCTAATTGCACCTACTTCCTTAATGACTGGTCAAACGATCCAAGGATGTTGGGGGAGACATCGTAAACTGTAATCTTTGCAAATCTAGCGAGGTTGGGATATCTAGCTTTCATGTCTGTGTGGAGAAGATCTCGCAACTCCGCAGCAAATTCAATGCCAGTTGGACCACCACCTACGAAGTCATTCAGAGATTTTCAGGTAATTAAGGAGTCGTACTTACCGACGATGCAGAAATTCAGCAAATTGCGTCGCTGAGTTTCCGACAGGAAAGGTTGATTAGCCTGTTCAAAACACTCCAAAATACGACTCCGAATCTTGCGGGCATCCTTGACGTCTTTTAAAAAGTGTGCATGTTCTTTAACCCCAGGAATGTTAAATGCTGGAATCTTGTGATCAGCATGTTAACAAGATAGCGTATACTAAACCTTACTTTGAGAATAAGCTCCCACCGCTATGATCAGTTTGTCGTACTCGAGCGAGAATGAGGGTCCTGGGTTATGCTTGACAGAATCCTGACTTTCTGTAGGTTCAGCTCCCGGCGGTCGAGTTGCCGGCATCTATACGAAATAAGCATTATAAATCGCTTTGCTAGTAAGCCATTGATTGTACGAACGCATTTTAGCCGTTTCTGAGCGAAGTCTGCGAGAGAATAAAATGAATTTTTGATATGTGAGATTGAAATGTGTGCATACCGATTTCATCACACCATGCTTGATAGTAAGTCTAGTTTCTATTAAGCCTATCGTCACGTAATTCTCATTCTAAGTCGGACTTACGGCCTTGGGAGTGTATCGTCTGACCTGAGGATCATTAGGTGGAAACGTTTTTGGATAATAAACTGGCTCACTGGCTCGACTGCGCATCGAAGTTCCAAAGTCCCAACAGCAGTACTTGCCAGAAGCGGCGTGAAATTGAAGTATGTGTTGGGTGATATCATCGTCACATCTGAAAATTCAAGTTGAATAATTTAAAGTTAACATGTTAATCATGAACTGACCCCAGTGTTCTCTGTCAAGACCTCTAAGGACGTTGTAGCCCCCCCATCCCGAACCCAAAATCACAACGCGTTTCTTATGCTGTGCAGGTGGATTGTACCATCGCGCGGTAGCCTGGAGAACGCGGCTAGCGAATGATGGACGAAAGGGCGTACGCTGTGTGTTGATGATTGGCGACATAAGCGGATACCTGAGGGGAGACATTCCTCCACTACGTTGCCGCCTTTTAAGACACGGAAATTAGATAACCTATTGGCGCCAACGGAAGTATGAGCATCACAGCACCGGGGGGATACGGGTGCGCCACAAATGCAAGTTATCATGTAATCCGGCCATGAGCAGAACACTTCCGACGAGAAAGGGCCTGAGGAGCGCAGGATATTGGTGTCTCCTGAAGGTGATAAGGACACCAGAATGCAGGATTGTTTTCATGATTTGCGTTGCATTGCGTACGAGACCTCCGTATTCCAGACTCGAAGTGCCCGACGCCGAGATGTAAAGCCAATAATAAGAGAGTACTTACTCCGAACTGCACCTGAGTGTCAATGGTTGCAAGGCTAGAGCAGATACTTTCTGTCCAATGAGAAGATTTTTCGGGGTAGATTCCGTGGATAACAGGATAGTCGTAGATTCACAATTCGTTGTTGTTTTGTTTCTGTCCATGATGTCATCCATGATTCTCTGAAATGCAACTCAAGGCCACTTTCAGTGTCAGTTCTGAAAATACCTGCTGCAAAAACTATGATTACTATAGCATCATGTCCAGTTTTTTACTGGCAAAAAGATGGTTTGCGGCATTTGCGGACGCCTTCATTTTGCCCTCCGTTCCGTCGTTCTCCGATGCGATTTCCTATCACCTGCCAGCCAAGGGCTTAGTTACATGTCTAGTAGTATAACAAGGTATTGAGTGTGTTCTCTGACGTTAAACAGTGAACGATTGTGTGAATTTAAATGAATGTTCGCGATTGGAACTAGGTGAAGAGTGGGAGTAAGTGTAAACACAAACTGCGAGTGGATAATTTCGACATCCTGCCGCCCTGATTGGACCAGAAGATATCACGGCAGTTGCCGCAAGCGCCACTGAAACAGTGTGCACAGCACCGGTTGAGCGTTGTTACTCACTCTCTAGAGTTGAAAAATTATCGGCCGACTGTTATTCATAAGTAAATTGAAAGGTGGCGGAATTTAGAGCCGATAATCTATGGGCCAATTACAAGTGGTGGAACAGCGGCAATGTTCAAAGATATTCATTGGTTTTCCGGGTTTTCCGACTCGGCCACGATTTCAAAACCACTTTGATTGGCTATTGACCGAATCACACTCCGAGAACCAGTATAAGGCGTCAATATGCTCATAATGCTGTAGTATGATAAACATAAGAGCACTCGGGTGGGGTTAATAAAAATAGGTGGTACTGAGTAAAATGCGTAATTAATTGACCAGTCAAATCATTAGGTGTTCTAACCGGAGTGAGTGGCCTATCTATGACTGATAAAGCTGAATCGGGACCGAAGAGAGCGTCTCTATAGGCGTTAAACTGAGTTTATACCGCCGGAATGAACGATCGAAGGAGAAGGTTCTATGCAGGAGACTCGGGCATCTTCACAGAAGCATCGACAATTTTCGCTTGAACAGCGAGGCTAATAATTGTTATAGAGCTGATTGGTTATATCTTTGGTACCAATAAAGAGGATACAAAATGCATTTGTTAATGAGCCTCAGAAAAGCCCAAGATGTGTGCGTAAGGGTCACCAGGATTCAATTAATAAATTGAGGACGTGTAATTAATGTTCAACACGGGAAAGGTTAATTTTTTGACTCGGGTGATAAGCACAATAAATTTGTCACTAACCACTAGGCAAGCATCGACCACTGATGATTCCCGCAAACTGACTGTTCGGCATCTGCCGCGGCTGGCGATCAACTCTGACGCCGATGGCAAGGGCGACCAATCAACATTCTCTTCGACGCTGGACTGATGTTGACCTCGGAGTGTTGACCACTCACTCCAATGGCGCACACACTTCTCAGGTGCTCTATGTACAGAATCGTACGGCCCAACGTTGCTTTCGCTTTCAAAGCTGCTCGTCGATCACAACATTCGATTCCTTTGTTTATCATGAAACATGTGAGCCCCCATTTCTGCATGGAATCCTAAACAGTGACTTACAACCTCTTTCCTGGTCGTGCAGAGTTTGTGAGGATACCTACGGTTCGTTTATAACATTTCAATTATACGACTACCCCAGTAACTGACGTCAATGATGATAGGTGGAGTCTTCATCCTCAATTTATAGCTCAAGGCCTTGAACGATATCATTGCTTTCCCCACGAAATCTCTGGCTACGAAAATGATATACGACAAAAATCCTCCGTACCCACATTATGACCATCTTCCCTATGCAAAGGAGCCTTGGAAGTCGATCTATGTTTTCTATCGCCTATTCACCACTCTCGCTTTGGTACCATTTTGGGTAGTCACTTATTCCGTTCTGCCAAGACGTTACCGACCTCGCGCATCATGGAACCTGCGGCAAATTGTGAACGTCAACTTCACTCGACGTATCTTCAAGGTCACCGAAGTCGCAGGTGTAACGTGGGGCACTCGGGACCCAACCGTTGCTCCAGACGCACATAGTCTGAAAGAGACCAGGTTCGAATGGGTTGAGCCTCTTCCCAAGGAATTTCAGACAGGCATTGTCGTTGACAGTGTCCCTTTCACTCGTGTTGGGTGTTATATATGGCCCAAAGATGATCACCCGAAAATCAAGAGAGTCAACAAGAGCGATGACACCCGGGACTTGATTTCCCATTTAGACTTGGAGGCAGGCTCTGACGACGTTCCTTTGATTGGTATATTTATGCATGGAGGTGGATATTGCCACATGTCTGCGCATGAAAGCAGTCGTACCTCGAGGATACCCAGAAATCTAGTGAAGGTGAGGTGAAATTCTACATGTGACGTCAGTGAATCTCAATTGACATTCTGTGTAGAGAAAGATTTTACACAAGGTCTACGCAGTCGAATATCGATTACTCCAGCACGCACCATTTCCTGCGGTTGTTCAAGACGCGGCCGCAGTCTATGCACATGTTGTGAAACAATACAGGATCAAAAAATCGCAATGCAAGATAATTTTGATTGGCGATAGTTCCGGAGGCAATCTTGTTCTTTCGTTGGCCCGTTGGCTTAGAGATGAAGGTCACCTCCCCTTGCCTCACGGGCTTCTCCTTTTATCTGTGAGTCGTAATAGGGTGTGTACGATATGACAGTCCTGATTTTACGATTAGCCCTCTTGTGATACATCGCATGCCCTTCCTGAAACCCTTTCTTCGTATATACCCCGTCCAAATCAATTCACCGATTACCTTGTGGATACCCCAGAACCGCGAGCACTACTCCAACGAACATTTCTCGGTTTCAAATACCACCCAGATTCGCCCAGTATTGATGAAGAGCGGCGTCTGATGCAGGTGGTTCATTCAGAATATGTGTCACCTTGTTCCCCCATTGTACTCAAGCGGTGGGGCCACGATCTAAAGCAGGATCCTGAAGGAGAGCATGAAGCCCGTTTCACTCGACAGATTCTCCAGCGTCTGCCCACGTACCTGCGAAGCAATCGAGCGCCCGAAAATCTAAACGTCGTAACTGCCCAAATAGAAGTGGACGGGGATAACCCATACCACAAATCATGTCGTTTCCCAAAACTTTTCGGCGACTTTCCTCGTACGCTTATTATCTGCGGAGACGCGGAGAGGCTGGTTCGAGAAGTGCGAAGTTTGGTCGCAGCTATGACTACGGATGGAGTCGATTTGCAAGTGCACTGGGCACGCGATGCATGCCATGATCCCTTGATGCTGAGCGAATTTTGGTGGGATCGAACAGTTCTGGAGGAAATATGGCAGTCCGTTGAAGCATGGGTCAAGGGCTTTGAAGGGTATAATATCAGCAGCGAGTCTAGCGACAGCAGCCTTGACTCCCATTTGAATGTTCATCCTGAAGCTGCCGCTGCCATCAAGGCGGGTACTTTGGAGGGTTAATCATCTATTCAGGGTTTACCAAATGTTCTGGACTGTGGACAAGCCGAACTCGCTTACTTTACGCAAACGGCGATCAAACATTGTAGCAATACATTCGAGGTTACTAATTTGTTAACCTTTTGTGTCAGTGTATGTTGTAAAATTATCACGCTCTGGTTTCTCACTTACTCCACCTTTCAATGGTCCGTTGGTGCAGAGGGGGAATTATGGAATTGCACCCATTTTCACTTCTTCCATGCAACTAATGATGCGGCCGTATTCCCAACATAATTGAATCTTACCTTAACTACTGACTAGCACTGTTCATGCTGATTACTTTCGTCGTACATATGCCTTTCTGAATCTTATCTGATAACTTAATGCGTGTGCTGGAATCTGTTGCTACGAAAATACACACTTCTTAGACTCCGCCCACTTTTTTATGGCTGAGCCTAGCTGAGCCTGTGAAACTCAGGTGGATTTGCGCAGTATTTAGCAAGTTATGTAAAGCAAAAAGTCCGAATGGCCGATTCTTACCAGTGACTCATACTCGATCGGAGATGTTGGGTTATAAAATGGACGCCCAGTAGGGGTTTATGGCCCTAGGGCATATACCTATTTTACGTACTGTGATCTCGATAAATATGGCAGGATCATTTGACCTACCCGCATATCACTCTACTACTTCTCTACCGGGTTATTCGAGCAAACTTTCAGATGGCGAGCAATTGCTTGAATATACTCCCCATCGACCATCGTATAGACGCCCTTCTTCAGTATACATTCGAAAGGAGGGAAGAACTACCGTTGTCTTGAACAATCAGAAAGAAGGTACTGCTGTTCCACAGTACGGCCGTCAAGGAACAATAAATGGCACAATTTGCTTTGAAAATAGCGACAATATTCTCGAAGTAATCATGGAGGTACAAATTCTAGATCGTTCATGCCCTTTCGGACATAACTCACTACTTATTGGATTCATTGTAGATACAAGGAACAATGGATATTTTTGTTTCGCAGGCTGGCTACAAGTCACTCACGATATTTGAGGTCAGCTATCCGTTGTGGTCCCCGTTGTCGCCAGATGAACGGCAAACTCAGAGTTGTCCGTCTCAAATCGCGTTTTCGAAAACTTTACATACGACCTTTAATACAGAGGACGGTCGTACTTTGCCATTGCCTCCTACCTATAGCTCACCGCGTCTTCATTTGGCCGGGCCTCAGGCAATGGTTTCCTACGAGTTACGAATTATTATAAAATGTAGTCGCCATCCGAAGCTCGCAGCTTGGACGAAGACTCGACGGTAAGTGTGCATACATCATACTACCGAGAAAAATTATAAATACTTCAACAGAATATCAATACCATTCCAATACGTGCCCAGAACGAGGGCACACCAACCTATTACCTCATATTCATCCTTCCCATCTTCTATTAAAAGTACACCGGAAGAATGGCATCAAACTGTTGTCCCAATTCCTGATAACCAGGGAAGAGAAAAGCTTTATGGCTTGGTGAGTCCGCCGGCTAGCATCGTGCTTGCTTTTTTGAGAATAAATCAATTTCTGTATCATGTAGCTCTTTTTGCCCGGCCATCGTATATACGGCCTGGGGGATATAATCCCGTTTCATGTCCAGTTGACAGGTGATACCGAAGCTCTTCAAGAGCTTCTCCCGAGTGTACGCGGCTCGATGTCGTCATCTTTAGATCCTCGAGAATCCTCTTCTAGAGCGCCTATACTGGACCACGCACGGATTGAAGTCGTTTTGCTACGCCAAGTTACTGTGCGATACAAATTATTAAAGTCCTGGGAAGATACCGTTATCGGTAAAGGCATAATGTGGTGGACATTTCCGGAAGTAAGCTCCAAATTTGAAGACAGGTGCTGCATAGACTGGGATGGTGAGCTAAGATGTCAAGAGGGAATCACTGTAGGAGGATTTGATGCAGGGAACATACATGTCAAGGTAAGTAAACTGCATGACATATTTCTAATGGAAGCTTAATGGTTTAATATGATTGGACCAGGACTTTCTTGTACTTAAGATCATTCCTACCCATTTTTCATGTCCTGTCCAGACAGTACGGAGTACGGTTCCTATCAGGCTTGTCACAGATTCCTTCGATGGTGCAGACTTTTGAATATCAGAACCTTTATCACGGTTGCATGGATGTAGGGTAACTAGGAGATAAACTGAGAAAGAAGGCGACGACTTAATTAACTACAAGGTGCAAATGGCCTTTGAAGACGCGTCCTAGTCTCTCCTAGACAGACTTCGGTATGATGTGAAGCGTTCACGATTCGTGACACGCGTTTTGCCGGAATGCCGCTTGCTTACTAAGGTTGATGGCAATGATGGGGGTTTATGGTCAATCGATTTCCGATACCCATGCTACCCATCTTCTGTTATGGTTGTGTAGAGAAATAGGGTCAGAGAACGTTTTGTAAATCGTTTTCCTTAATTTTCTTTTAATAAGGGGCCGAACTGAATAATTTATTATATTACCCCTGTCGCGCAGGGTTCGGAAGTTTCCGTTCGGTGTTCCGACTTAGACATTTTCACTCTTCTCACTAGGACGCCACTTGGTTCGAAATTTCATCTTATCTTACAGTTTCTCGAGTAATCTAAAGCGCATCGTTGTTTTTTAAAATCTCCTTTGCATGATCTTTGGCAGCATCAGATACCCTTGGATCTGGCATGGAATAAGTCACCAAATAGCAAACGCAAGAAAATTGTGGGAAAACGTACTGTTGATAGTCGCTTTGTAACCCCCAAGGCGATGATGCTCCGTTTTCTCCCTGTCATGATTAGAATATATTAGGTTGGTGATTTTGTTTCAAGATCAAGATCGTACTCCTCTGGGTTACCAGGGCTGCGAGTGGAAGCTAATATCTCATAAGCACATCGTGAATGGAAATATTCTCGCGCAGAAACGTACCAGTAGAAGAGCTTCCTTTGACACCTCTGGACGGAGGTTCGCCTTCAGCATTTACCCCCATTTCGTTAAGACGTTCAATTGCACGACTTTTAGCTTCCTCAGACACAGATGGGTTGCGTATAGTTGCCTTTAAACCAGCAGCAACGCGCTCGGGGTTTTTGATATGATCTAGAATTTTTACATCAGGTACTGCTATATATGAATCGAAAAAATACTCGCCAGACATCGAGGGTAAGGCGAGTTGAATAGTAAGAATGTGTTCTCTGAAATTGGGTCAACGCATGAAAATGTATTTGTATTCCAAACCCTATGACGTCCCCATAAGCCACTTCATTCTCAGACGTCTGTGGATCCTGACACCGTGCTCTCGATCTCGTTCAGCATGGATTCATCTTTACCCTCGATCTTGATTCCATATGCTAGATGGTCTCCAAGCGAAAGAAATTGCGATCTTCTGCTACAAGTTCATTCAATCACTCAATATACATGACGTTGAAATATTTATCACAAAACAGACGATGCCACCTCAAGTACTTCAGTCACGATTTTCCGCAGACCCTTCTATTTTTTCTGCGATAGCGGAGGTATGGCTGCTGGTTCTATCAACCTTGTTGGAAATGgaatcttctatgctttctgccATGTTCTGCACGTGTTTCAAGTGACCGATATGCGCAGGTTTGACTTGAATGTTGAATGGGAGTTTAGGATGAAGTTAGTGAGATAAGCAGACGTTGTATAGAGACTTACCTTGCTCATTCCTTGCATTGTCTGTTTTTTGCAACTGTACTTTCGACTTTGAGCTCGAGTTGTCAAGAAATTTCCCCAGTTCATCAACTTGCTGTTGCTTCGCTACGTCAAATATTTAGCGGTCAATGGAATGATTGCTATCAATGATTACAATACCCACAGTAGCCTGACATCGTGCGATTCTTCAAGAATTGGACGTTCTGCGAAGTAAGGTGGTAAACAAAATAAGGAGCGTGATTTGTGAGCGGAGATATtgggatgaatggaagtttCAGACAGTGACTCAAGTTCCTCCTACTCTCCCTTGGAGCAAGTTAAACATTTTCCGCCATGGAGGAGCTGAATGACAGAAGCTACACCCGCACTCTCCACAGGTACACTGAAATTCGCACAATTATAGGATGGAAAGCCAATGAACATTGTATGGCATGGATCTCATACAATCAAGTTCGACTTAAGCTACGAGAGAAAGGGGCGAAGGATGAACATTTCTACAATTATCCCATGAACTTGCCATGGAGTTCTTCAGTAGGGAGATTGTTTTCTGCTTTCTCTTTGGTAGTCCCTCTGACTTTGTGATCTTGACAAACGATTCATATCAGGAAGAACTAACTGCAATAGTTTTAATGCACTCACTCATTTTGATGCTATGGCGATCTGCCGCAGGTTGGTTCGCTCTCGGGCCCGTCGGTGCACTGTCCCTTTCTCCCATAGCGAATCGTTCGAAAGCCTCGTCATTGTGATAGATATTGCTTCCATCAGTACCCTCTCCCTCAGCACCGTGTACGCGGTGCTTGTGCATATGCGGTGCAGGCTCTGAAGAGACATGATAGAGTACTCAGATCTTTGATAATACCGAAAGAAAACTTATACCGACCTTTAGACTGTTTGAGGGCATCGAGTTTTGCCTCAGCTATCTGTTGCTCCAATCTGGAAGAGCCTGGATCTTGCATAGTGTGCTTGAGAGTATCGATTTCTtgcctttctttttgactGAACTGTGTATTTTGACCTATACGTGCGCCGCTTCTGTAAGTCAAAGGTGGTTTGtggaaaaaaattcaaaaaactCACGTTCTGATGACATATTGAATTTGAGAATGACTGTAGGAGTTGAAGATGGTGGTCTAACTTGCTGAGATCTTGGGGGTTATTAACGCTTGAACAGGCTGGCATTATGTCATATATTAGACAATGTGAACCCCACCGTCTGACGAACCTCCACAAACTACACCACCGCAGGCACGTGTTTAAACTCATCTCCAAAAATAACCACTTGTGCATATTTTGGACGATAATTGACTGGTATCCGAAGATTCAAGAGATGCATGGAAATGGCCATAGTTTATATGAGCAGATTTCGGAGGTGCCATTACAATAGTATCATCATAACAGAACCATAGGACAATATATTGGCATAGTGATTCTCTCAGCGCAGTGACAGCTTGATATAACAACAGAGATTTTTTAAGAGATGCACTTACACAGCCGGAAAAATACACACGGAATAGAGAGGAGATAATACCTCTTTTACTATCAAAGCGCAATATGTTATAATCCAACCTCGCGTTTTCTGAAATCAAAACTTGATCCGCCCAGGCATCATTCACGAATTACAGATGGATACTGCGCAATTGTTGTAAGAAGCATTTGATACACTTAAGGGTCTGCTTGTGCCCGTCTGGCATGTCATTATACACCCTATATTAGTACAGCGCGTTTTGCCCTTGTTCTAGTATTACAGTACTTGAAGAAGGAGGCTAAACAAAACACAGTGTTCGCTCTCTCGAAACATCCGAATGTGATCCAGTTCGTTAAATAAGAGATTCGCGACCCAACTCCGGAAACAGTTTGATGATGCCCATGGTGGTAGCGTGCATAGGTTATCTGTGGCGTTCAACATGCCATTGATCATGATTGATGAACACGAACCTTCCTAAACGGGAAAGAAGCCAACCACGCACAGCCTTATCTGTGGCGCACTTTGGGCAAACTTTTGTTCCAGAACCTAGAAAAGATACCTCTTGTCCAAGATAATATCCAATAAATACTATAAGAGCAGTGTATATTCTATGCGCTAATTTTTACTGAAGATGTGAGAGGACTGGGCGATCAGAATCTTGTCAACACTTTAACATTGGACGCATCCTTTAAATAGCCTAAGTTGATATGCATATAATCCTGCTTGCAGCAGGCGCATTTACTGTCAGGAGAACTGTTATAAATATAATGAATGCTCGAGAAATGACATCCAAGAAGTGTGAAAGTATAATAGATGTGTGATCCAGATATAGAGAGACCGTAAATAACAAACTTCAACAGATTGCGCTATTGTCGCAACACATTCAAGCTCCTGTGCTACTCTAGAAATTGTAGACATATGTCAACTGGACTGTCTGCCGTTGTCATTATGACCAGCTAAAATAATTTGCATCGTTATGTGCCGCATCTTGGGTCGTTCCCTATGCTGGAAATGCGGATAGAAATTTGTTTACTTCTTTGTCATTTCAGTTGAAGATCAAGTGCTTCCACGCCGTATAACCGATTTTCCAAGTTTGAACGTTTCCACTCCAGTTCATCTATGCTACTGTATTCAAAGCTCTACACTAATAACTTTCTTACATTTTCCTATATTACATTGTTTTTGTTTATATTCAGCGATAGAAAAAAATGCCGATGACGCGGAAGTATGGCGTATTTTACTTTTAGTACAGGCTATGCACAGCAACTTTATGACAGACCAGTCTCCAACGAGTTACCCTTGTAATCCGGAATGGCATGTGGACTGTGAACGAGTATCAGAAGGCACCTGTACGAACACTGCATGTATATAAACTATGTTCTGTAGATGTGCAGCTCCATGTTTCTTGGCCCCTACCTCCTGTCAAACTCAACGTCTTATTTACTTCTCACTTTACCCCGAATGAAAGGAGAACTACACAGcgaagagagaaaaagcaAGCACGTCCACTATCGCGCCAGACATAAGAAACTCGAGCACCTCAAAAAGAGGGTAAGTACCGCACTTTCCATTCATGATGTCCAATAGACACCTAATTAAATAGTTTCAGATGACAGAGCACGGTTTTAAGGAGAGAATTATGGTAGAGGATCCCCAAAGCCAAGCTTCAGAGCCAAAGTACTGCAGCGTACTTTTGGATAGCAAAGAGATCCATATCATTAGAATGACGCGAAAGAACTACGTTTCTGCACCAAGCGAACTTGATGACATAGTTTGCTTTCACGAAATTACCGCCTCTAGTGACACGACTCAATCGGCCGACACGGAGCAGTTGCAACTTCTCCGA
It contains:
- a CDS encoding putative NADH dehydrogenase; this translates as MSPIINTQRTPFRPSFASRVLQATARWYNPPAQHKKRVVILGSGWGGYNVLRGLDREHWDVTMISPNTYFNFTPLLASTAVGTLELRCAVEPVRRYTPKATYYQAWCDEIDFAQKRLKCMPATRPPGAEPTESQDSVKHNPGPSFSLEYDKLIIAVGAYSQTFNIPGVKEHAHFLKDVKDARKIRSRILECFEQANQPFLSETQRRNLLNFCIVGGGPTGIEFAAELRDLLHTDMKARYPNLARFAKITVYDVSPNILGSFDQSLRKYTEEHLSQEGITILTKHHVDRIESVFPFGLLVWSTGLAPNPVVKAASDAKKDPKTLSLITDTKLNVVMKDGTPDPDVWAIGDAARIEDVALPATAQVAAQKAKYVVKTFKSLQKDKDFSKPFQFINQGSLAYIGNWKAIYDRPAADGTHGGFMQKETGRLAWLLWRSAYFTMTLSWRNKILIPTYWYVAIWIFGRDITRF
- a CDS encoding Conidiation-specific protein 6, coding for MSGEYFFDSYIAVPDVKILDHIKNPERVAAGLKATIRNPSVSEEAKSRAIERLNEMGVNAEGEPPSRGVKGSSSTASTRSPGNPEEEKTEHHRLGGYKATINNPRVSDAAKDHAKEILKNNDAL
- a CDS encoding Monoterpene epsilon-lactone hydrolase — encoded protein: MYRIVRPNVAFAFKAARRSQHSIPLFIMKHLKALNDIIAFPTKSLATKMIYDKNPPYPHYDHLPYAKEPWKSIYVFYRLFTTLALVPFWVVTYSVLPRRYRPRASWNLRQIVNVNFTRRIFKVTEVAGVTWGTRDPTVAPDAHSLKETRFEWVEPLPKEFQTGIVVDSVPFTRVGCYIWPKDDHPKIKRVNKSDDTRDLISHLDLEAGSDDVPLIGIFMHGGGYCHMSAHESSRTSRIPRNLVKRKILHKVYAVEYRLLQHAPFPAVVQDAAAVYAHVVKQYRIKKSQCKIILIGDSSGGNLVLSLARWLRDEGHLPLPHGLLLLSPSCDTSHALPETLSSYIPRPNQFTDYLVDTPEPRALLQRTFLGFKYHPDSPSIDEERRLMQVVHSEYVSPCSPIVLKRWGHDLKQDPEGEHEARFTRQILQRLPTYLRSNRAPENLNVVTAQIEVDGDNPYHKSCRFPKLFGDFPRTLIICGDAERLVREVRSLVAAMTTDGVDLQVHWARDACHDPLMLSEFWWDRTVLEEIWQSVEAWVKGFEGYNISSESSDSSLDSHLNVHPEAAAAIKAGTLEG